One genomic window of Numida meleagris isolate 19003 breed g44 Domestic line chromosome 1, NumMel1.0, whole genome shotgun sequence includes the following:
- the SGSM3 gene encoding small G protein signaling modulator 3 isoform X2, translating to MSGHHTPSAGGPFSALTPSIWPQEILAKYTQKEESIEQPEFRYDEFGFRVDKEDGAEPNSSKLLGLPLTEEPQQRLKWQAHLEFTHNHDVGDLTWDKIEVTLPHSDKLRSLVLAGIPHSMRPQLWMRLSGALQKKRNSEMSYRDIVKNSSNDETIAAKQIEKDLLRTMPSNACFSNMNSIGVPRLRRILRGLAWLYPDIGYCQGTGMVAASLLLFLEEEDAFWMMCAIIEELVPASYFSTTLMGVQTDQRVLRQLIVQYLPRLDKLLQEHDIELSLITLHWFLTSFASVVHIKLLLRIWDLFFYEGSLVLFQLTLGMLSMKEDELIQSENSASIFNTLSDIPSQIEDADVLLREAMRVAGSLTDVAVETQRRKHLAYLIADQGQLLNSSATVNNLSKIVRRRTQRRKSGITSLLFGDDDLEALKAKNIKQTELVADLREAILQVARHFQCVDPKNCSIDLTPDYSMESHQRDHENYVACSRNRRRRAKALLDFERHDDDELGFRKNDIITIISQKDEHCWVGELNGLRGWFPAKFVEILDERSKEYSIAGDDSVTEGVTDLVRGTLCPAVKSIFEHGLKKPTLLGGACHPWLFIEEAASREVERDFDSVYSRLVLCKTYRLDEDGKVLTPEELLYRAVQAVNMTHDAAHAQMDVKLRSLICVGLNEQVLHLWLEVLCSSLQTVEKWFHPWSFLRSPGWVQIKCELRVLCKFAFSLSQDWELPIKRELNTRSGSDAPTPSVSDGAHHPSPFAA from the exons GCCATCACACTCCCTCTGCTGGGGGTCCCTTCTCAGCACTCACACCCAGCATTTGGCCGCAGGAGATCCTGGCGAAATACACACAG AAAGAAGAATCCATTGAGCAGCCAGAGTTCCGCTATGATGAATTCGGGTTCCGAGTTGATAAGGAAG ACGGTGCTGAGCCAAACTCCAGCAAGCTTCTGGGGCTCCCGCTGACAGAGGAGCCACAGCAGAGGCTCAAGTGGCAGGCTCATCTGGAATTCACACACAACCACGATGTGGGTGACCTCACCTGGGACAAAATTGAGGTCACCCTCCCACATTCAGACAAACTGCGCTccctggtgctggctggcatcCCACACAGCATGAGGCCACAG CTGTGGATGCGCCTGTCTGGGGCCTtgcagaagaagagaaattcaGAGATGTCATATCGCGATATCGTGAAAAACAGCTCAAATGATGAAACCATTGCTGCCAAACAG ATTGAAAAAGACTTGCTCCGCACGATGCCCAGCAACGCCTGCTTCTCCAACATGAACAGTATCGGGGTGCCGCGGCTACGCAGGATACTACGGGGACTTGCCTGGCTCTACCCAGACATTGGATATTGCCAAGGCACTGGCATG GtggctgcctctctgctgctcttcttgGAGGAGGAAGATGCCTTCTGGATGATGTGTGCTATCATTGAGGAACTGGTTCCCGCCTCCTACTTCAGTACCACCCTAATGGGGGTGCAGACAGACCAGCGTGTCCTGCGACAGCTCATTGTACAGTACCTACCCCGTCTGGACAAGCTGCTCCAGGAGCATGACATCG AGCTGTCCCTGATCACCTTGCACTGGTTCCTCACCTCCTTCGCTAGTGTTGTCCACATCAAGCTGCTGCTGCGCATTTGGGACCTCTTCTTCTATGAGGGCTCTCTGGTGCTGTTCCAGCTCACTTTGGGCATGCTCAGTATGAAG GAGGATGAGCTAATCCAGTCTGAGAACTCTGCCTCAATCTTCAACACGCTCTCGGACATCCCAAGTCAGATTGAAGATGCAGATGTGCTGCTGCGGGAGGCCATGCGCGTGGCTGGCTCGCTGACAGATGTGGCGGTGGAGACCCAGCGTCGCAAACACTTGGCCTACCTCATTGCCGACCAGGGGCAGCTGCTCAACTCCAGCGCCACTGTCAACAATTTATCCAAA ATCGTGCGGCGCAGGACTCAGCGCAGGAAATCTGGCATCACCTCTCTGCTTTTTG GGGATGATGACTTGGAGGCACTGAAAGCCAAGAACATCAAGCAGACGGAGCTGGTGGCTGACCTTCGTGAGGCCATTCTCCAGGTGGCACGGCACTTCCAGTGCGTGGATCCCAAGAACTGCAGCATT GATCTGACTCCAGACTACAGTATGGAGAGCCACCAGCGGGACCATGAGAACTACGTGGCCTGTTCCCGCAACCGACGACGCCGAGCCAAAGCACTGCTGGACTTTGAGCGTCACGATGACGACGAGCTGGGCTTCCGCAAGAATGACATCATTACG ATCATTTCCCAGAAAGATGAGCACTGTTGGGTTGGAGAGCTGAATGGACTGAGAG GTTGGTTTCCTGCAAAATTTGTTGAGATCTTGGATGAGAGGAGCAAagag TACTCCATTGCTGGGGATGACTCGGTCACAGAAGGGGTGACAGACTTGGTGCGTGGGACGCTTTGTCCAGCCGTGAAGTCCATATTTGAACACGGATTGAAGAAGCCAACGCTGCTGGGGGGTGCCTGCCATCCTTGGCTGTTCATTGAAGAG GCTGCAAGCAGGGAAGTGGAACGAGACTTTGACTCTGTATATTCTCGCCTCGTGCTCTGCAAGACTTACAG GCTGGATGAAGATGGCAAAGTCCTCACTCCAGAGGAGCTGCTTTATCGG GCAGTTCAGGCTGTGAACATGACGCATGATGCTGCACATGCACAGATGGATGTGAAACTTCGTTCCCTCATCTGCGTTGGGCTCAA cGAGCAAGTGCTACATTTGTGGCTGGAGGTGCTCTGTTCAAGCCTGCAGACTGTGGAGAAGTGGTTTCATCCCTGGTCCTTCTTACGCAGCCCTGGGTGGGTCCAGATCAAGTGTGAGCTGAG AGTGCTCTGCAAATTTGCCTTCAGCCTGTCTCAGGACTGGGAGCTGCCGATAAAGAGGGAG TTGAATACTCGCTCTGGATCCGATGCCCCAACACCATCCGTCTCGGACGGGGCCCATCACCCCTCGCCGTTTGCTGCATAG
- the SGSM3 gene encoding small G protein signaling modulator 3 isoform X1, with translation MSGHHTPSAGGPFSALTPSIWPQEILAKYTQKEESIEQPEFRYDEFGFRVDKEDGAEPNSSKLLGLPLTEEPQQRLKWQAHLEFTHNHDVGDLTWDKIEVTLPHSDKLRSLVLAGIPHSMRPQLWMRLSGALQKKRNSEMSYRDIVKNSSNDETIAAKQIEKDLLRTMPSNACFSNMNSIGVPRLRRILRGLAWLYPDIGYCQGTGMVAASLLLFLEEEDAFWMMCAIIEELVPASYFSTTLMGVQTDQRVLRQLIVQYLPRLDKLLQEHDIELSLITLHWFLTSFASVVHIKLLLRIWDLFFYEGSLVLFQLTLGMLSMKEDELIQSENSASIFNTLSDIPSQIEDADVLLREAMRVAGSLTDVAVETQRRKHLAYLIADQGQLLNSSATVNNLSKIVRRRTQRRKSGITSLLFGDDDLEALKAKNIKQTELVADLREAILQVARHFQCVDPKNCSIDLTPDYSMESHQRDHENYVACSRNRRRRAKALLDFERHDDDELGFRKNDIITIISQKDEHCWVGELNGLRGWFPAKFVEILDERSKEYSIAGDDSVTEGVTDLVRGTLCPAVKSIFEHGLKKPTLLGGACHPWLFIEEAASREVERDFDSVYSRLVLCKTYRLDEDGKVLTPEELLYRAVQAVNMTHDAAHAQMDVKLRSLICVGLNEQVLHLWLEVLCSSLQTVEKWFHPWSFLRSPGWVQIKCELRVLCKFAFSLSQDWELPIKREEKEKKPLKEGVQDMLVKHHLFSWDIDG, from the exons GCCATCACACTCCCTCTGCTGGGGGTCCCTTCTCAGCACTCACACCCAGCATTTGGCCGCAGGAGATCCTGGCGAAATACACACAG AAAGAAGAATCCATTGAGCAGCCAGAGTTCCGCTATGATGAATTCGGGTTCCGAGTTGATAAGGAAG ACGGTGCTGAGCCAAACTCCAGCAAGCTTCTGGGGCTCCCGCTGACAGAGGAGCCACAGCAGAGGCTCAAGTGGCAGGCTCATCTGGAATTCACACACAACCACGATGTGGGTGACCTCACCTGGGACAAAATTGAGGTCACCCTCCCACATTCAGACAAACTGCGCTccctggtgctggctggcatcCCACACAGCATGAGGCCACAG CTGTGGATGCGCCTGTCTGGGGCCTtgcagaagaagagaaattcaGAGATGTCATATCGCGATATCGTGAAAAACAGCTCAAATGATGAAACCATTGCTGCCAAACAG ATTGAAAAAGACTTGCTCCGCACGATGCCCAGCAACGCCTGCTTCTCCAACATGAACAGTATCGGGGTGCCGCGGCTACGCAGGATACTACGGGGACTTGCCTGGCTCTACCCAGACATTGGATATTGCCAAGGCACTGGCATG GtggctgcctctctgctgctcttcttgGAGGAGGAAGATGCCTTCTGGATGATGTGTGCTATCATTGAGGAACTGGTTCCCGCCTCCTACTTCAGTACCACCCTAATGGGGGTGCAGACAGACCAGCGTGTCCTGCGACAGCTCATTGTACAGTACCTACCCCGTCTGGACAAGCTGCTCCAGGAGCATGACATCG AGCTGTCCCTGATCACCTTGCACTGGTTCCTCACCTCCTTCGCTAGTGTTGTCCACATCAAGCTGCTGCTGCGCATTTGGGACCTCTTCTTCTATGAGGGCTCTCTGGTGCTGTTCCAGCTCACTTTGGGCATGCTCAGTATGAAG GAGGATGAGCTAATCCAGTCTGAGAACTCTGCCTCAATCTTCAACACGCTCTCGGACATCCCAAGTCAGATTGAAGATGCAGATGTGCTGCTGCGGGAGGCCATGCGCGTGGCTGGCTCGCTGACAGATGTGGCGGTGGAGACCCAGCGTCGCAAACACTTGGCCTACCTCATTGCCGACCAGGGGCAGCTGCTCAACTCCAGCGCCACTGTCAACAATTTATCCAAA ATCGTGCGGCGCAGGACTCAGCGCAGGAAATCTGGCATCACCTCTCTGCTTTTTG GGGATGATGACTTGGAGGCACTGAAAGCCAAGAACATCAAGCAGACGGAGCTGGTGGCTGACCTTCGTGAGGCCATTCTCCAGGTGGCACGGCACTTCCAGTGCGTGGATCCCAAGAACTGCAGCATT GATCTGACTCCAGACTACAGTATGGAGAGCCACCAGCGGGACCATGAGAACTACGTGGCCTGTTCCCGCAACCGACGACGCCGAGCCAAAGCACTGCTGGACTTTGAGCGTCACGATGACGACGAGCTGGGCTTCCGCAAGAATGACATCATTACG ATCATTTCCCAGAAAGATGAGCACTGTTGGGTTGGAGAGCTGAATGGACTGAGAG GTTGGTTTCCTGCAAAATTTGTTGAGATCTTGGATGAGAGGAGCAAagag TACTCCATTGCTGGGGATGACTCGGTCACAGAAGGGGTGACAGACTTGGTGCGTGGGACGCTTTGTCCAGCCGTGAAGTCCATATTTGAACACGGATTGAAGAAGCCAACGCTGCTGGGGGGTGCCTGCCATCCTTGGCTGTTCATTGAAGAG GCTGCAAGCAGGGAAGTGGAACGAGACTTTGACTCTGTATATTCTCGCCTCGTGCTCTGCAAGACTTACAG GCTGGATGAAGATGGCAAAGTCCTCACTCCAGAGGAGCTGCTTTATCGG GCAGTTCAGGCTGTGAACATGACGCATGATGCTGCACATGCACAGATGGATGTGAAACTTCGTTCCCTCATCTGCGTTGGGCTCAA cGAGCAAGTGCTACATTTGTGGCTGGAGGTGCTCTGTTCAAGCCTGCAGACTGTGGAGAAGTGGTTTCATCCCTGGTCCTTCTTACGCAGCCCTGGGTGGGTCCAGATCAAGTGTGAGCTGAG AGTGCTCTGCAAATTTGCCTTCAGCCTGTCTCAGGACTGGGAGCTGCCGATAAAGAGGGAG gagaaggagaagaagccACTGAAAGAAGGGGTGCAGGACATGCTCGTGAAGCACCACCTCTTCAGCTGGGACATAGATGGGTGA